A single Vanacampus margaritifer isolate UIUO_Vmar chromosome 14, RoL_Vmar_1.0, whole genome shotgun sequence DNA region contains:
- the phf24 gene encoding PHD finger protein 24 isoform X1, with product MEAAMGVLMSKKQPVDKVQRCTAVVSAFQSGIKDRPAFVKQPEGDTEDGDVPAKTSTEDKNTEEGEGGETESGTGPPAAQQASISVNQEAWSRLRDGKGVEPEDLEKSHQLTPPAYVRPKREADDDQPLEVELAKKEQPPSDEMCDVCEVWTADDLYPCRICTRVFHDGCLRELGYLRAEALQEMRDTAHTVTGWSCYYCDNLNLLLTDEEMYSLMETFKQCKIIPESCLVSDELLQYHHFVSKQQFEKDLTDEQEEEILAQFAALDPEKKGHIEWPDFLYFESLAVLRKFRTENSLVRLLTAKERDTARLVFLGLDLDEDGLITRAECRQAQQSWFNKLSKDSQSCNVRLMGLCAPINCGISHVGPICESSPASSSSEQSKTDDIRPTSWADFLRESSIYILAARPNSSAMHIRLPL from the exons ATGGAAGCAG CCATGGGTGTGCTCATGTCAAAGAAGCAGCCGGTGGACAAGGTGCAGAGGTGCACCGCTGTGGTCTCAGCCTTCCAGTCGGGCATCAAGGACCGCCCGGCATTTGTTAAGCAGCCGGAGGGAGACACGGAGGATGGTGACGTGCCGGCGAAAACCTCAACTGAGGACAAGAACACCGAGGAAGGGGAAGGCGGGGAAACAGAAAGCGGCACCGGCCCGCCCGCAGCCCAGCAGGCCTCCATCTCGGTCAACCAGGAGGCCTGGTCCAGGTTACGAGACGGGAAAGGAGTAGAGCCTGAAGATCTGGAAAAGAGTCATCAGCTCACACCGCCTGCTTATGTGCGGCCCAAAAGGGAAGCAGATGACGATCAGCCTTTAGAAGTAGAGCTGGCAAAAAAAGAGCAG CCGCCAAGTGATGAGATGTGTGACGTATGTGAAGTCTGGACTGCCGATGACCTCTACCCGTGCAGGATCTGCACCCGAGTGTTCCATGACGGCTGCCTGAGGGAGTTGGGCTACCTGCGTGCTGAAGCCTTGCAGGAGATGAGAGACACAGCTCACACAGTTACCGGCTGGAGTTGCTACTATTGT GATAATTTGAACCTACTGTTAACAGATGAAGAAATGTACAGCCTTATGGAGACATTTAAGCAGTGTAAGATCATTCCAG AGTCGTGCCTGGTGTCAGACGAGTTGCTGCAGTACCACCACTTTGTATCCAAGCAGCAGTTCGAAAAGGATCTGACCGATGAGCAAGAGGAAGAAATCCTTGCCCAGTTTGCTGCACTGGACCCCGAGAAGAAGGGTCACATCGAGTGGCCGGACTTTCTCTACTTTGAATCGTTGGCGGTTTTAAGAAAATTTCGCACTGAG AATTCACTTGTGCGCCTGCTGACTGCGAAGGAAAGAGACACTGCTCGGTTAGTGTTCCTGGGTCTGGATTTGGATGAGGACGGCTTGATCACAAGAGCAGAATGTCGCCAGGCCCAGCAGTCCTGGTTCAACAAGCTCAGTAAAGACTCGCAGTCCTGCAACGTGAG ACTCATGGGACTCTGCGCTCCGATAAATTGCGG TATAAGTCACGTCGGGCCCATTTGTGAGAGCAGCCCGGCCAGCTCCAGCAGTGAACAAAGCAAGACTGATGACATTCG GCCAACATCATGGGCCGACTTCCTCAGGGAAAGTTCCATCTACATCTTGGCCGCGCGTCCCAATAGTTCGGCCATGCACATCCGTCTTCCCTTATAG
- the phf24 gene encoding PHD finger protein 24 isoform X2, producing MGVLMSKKQPVDKVQRCTAVVSAFQSGIKDRPAFVKQPEGDTEDGDVPAKTSTEDKNTEEGEGGETESGTGPPAAQQASISVNQEAWSRLRDGKGVEPEDLEKSHQLTPPAYVRPKREADDDQPLEVELAKKEQPPSDEMCDVCEVWTADDLYPCRICTRVFHDGCLRELGYLRAEALQEMRDTAHTVTGWSCYYCDNLNLLLTDEEMYSLMETFKQCKIIPESCLVSDELLQYHHFVSKQQFEKDLTDEQEEEILAQFAALDPEKKGHIEWPDFLYFESLAVLRKFRTENSLVRLLTAKERDTARLVFLGLDLDEDGLITRAECRQAQQSWFNKLSKDSQSCNVRLMGLCAPINCGISHVGPICESSPASSSSEQSKTDDIRPTSWADFLRESSIYILAARPNSSAMHIRLPL from the exons ATGGGTGTGCTCATGTCAAAGAAGCAGCCGGTGGACAAGGTGCAGAGGTGCACCGCTGTGGTCTCAGCCTTCCAGTCGGGCATCAAGGACCGCCCGGCATTTGTTAAGCAGCCGGAGGGAGACACGGAGGATGGTGACGTGCCGGCGAAAACCTCAACTGAGGACAAGAACACCGAGGAAGGGGAAGGCGGGGAAACAGAAAGCGGCACCGGCCCGCCCGCAGCCCAGCAGGCCTCCATCTCGGTCAACCAGGAGGCCTGGTCCAGGTTACGAGACGGGAAAGGAGTAGAGCCTGAAGATCTGGAAAAGAGTCATCAGCTCACACCGCCTGCTTATGTGCGGCCCAAAAGGGAAGCAGATGACGATCAGCCTTTAGAAGTAGAGCTGGCAAAAAAAGAGCAG CCGCCAAGTGATGAGATGTGTGACGTATGTGAAGTCTGGACTGCCGATGACCTCTACCCGTGCAGGATCTGCACCCGAGTGTTCCATGACGGCTGCCTGAGGGAGTTGGGCTACCTGCGTGCTGAAGCCTTGCAGGAGATGAGAGACACAGCTCACACAGTTACCGGCTGGAGTTGCTACTATTGT GATAATTTGAACCTACTGTTAACAGATGAAGAAATGTACAGCCTTATGGAGACATTTAAGCAGTGTAAGATCATTCCAG AGTCGTGCCTGGTGTCAGACGAGTTGCTGCAGTACCACCACTTTGTATCCAAGCAGCAGTTCGAAAAGGATCTGACCGATGAGCAAGAGGAAGAAATCCTTGCCCAGTTTGCTGCACTGGACCCCGAGAAGAAGGGTCACATCGAGTGGCCGGACTTTCTCTACTTTGAATCGTTGGCGGTTTTAAGAAAATTTCGCACTGAG AATTCACTTGTGCGCCTGCTGACTGCGAAGGAAAGAGACACTGCTCGGTTAGTGTTCCTGGGTCTGGATTTGGATGAGGACGGCTTGATCACAAGAGCAGAATGTCGCCAGGCCCAGCAGTCCTGGTTCAACAAGCTCAGTAAAGACTCGCAGTCCTGCAACGTGAG ACTCATGGGACTCTGCGCTCCGATAAATTGCGG TATAAGTCACGTCGGGCCCATTTGTGAGAGCAGCCCGGCCAGCTCCAGCAGTGAACAAAGCAAGACTGATGACATTCG GCCAACATCATGGGCCGACTTCCTCAGGGAAAGTTCCATCTACATCTTGGCCGCGCGTCCCAATAGTTCGGCCATGCACATCCGTCTTCCCTTATAG
- the phf24 gene encoding PHD finger protein 24 isoform X3, whose translation MEAAMGVLMSKKQPVDKVQRCTAVVSAFQSGIKDRPAFVKQPEGDTEDGDVPAKTSTEDKNTEEGEGGETESGTGPPAAQQASISVNQEAWSRLRDGKGVEPEDLEKSHQLTPPAYVRPKREADDDQPLEVELAKKEQPPSDEMCDVCEVWTADDLYPCRICTRVFHDGCLRELGYLRAEALQEMRDTAHTVTGWSCYYCDNLNLLLTDEEMYSLMETFKQCKIIPESCLVSDELLQYHHFVSKQQFEKDLTDEQEEEILAQFAALDPEKKGHIEWPDFLYFESLAVLRKFRTENSLVRLLTAKERDTARLVFLGLDLDEDGLITRAECRQAQQSWFNKLSKDSQSCNVSISHVGPICESSPASSSSEQSKTDDIRPTSWADFLRESSIYILAARPNSSAMHIRLPL comes from the exons ATGGAAGCAG CCATGGGTGTGCTCATGTCAAAGAAGCAGCCGGTGGACAAGGTGCAGAGGTGCACCGCTGTGGTCTCAGCCTTCCAGTCGGGCATCAAGGACCGCCCGGCATTTGTTAAGCAGCCGGAGGGAGACACGGAGGATGGTGACGTGCCGGCGAAAACCTCAACTGAGGACAAGAACACCGAGGAAGGGGAAGGCGGGGAAACAGAAAGCGGCACCGGCCCGCCCGCAGCCCAGCAGGCCTCCATCTCGGTCAACCAGGAGGCCTGGTCCAGGTTACGAGACGGGAAAGGAGTAGAGCCTGAAGATCTGGAAAAGAGTCATCAGCTCACACCGCCTGCTTATGTGCGGCCCAAAAGGGAAGCAGATGACGATCAGCCTTTAGAAGTAGAGCTGGCAAAAAAAGAGCAG CCGCCAAGTGATGAGATGTGTGACGTATGTGAAGTCTGGACTGCCGATGACCTCTACCCGTGCAGGATCTGCACCCGAGTGTTCCATGACGGCTGCCTGAGGGAGTTGGGCTACCTGCGTGCTGAAGCCTTGCAGGAGATGAGAGACACAGCTCACACAGTTACCGGCTGGAGTTGCTACTATTGT GATAATTTGAACCTACTGTTAACAGATGAAGAAATGTACAGCCTTATGGAGACATTTAAGCAGTGTAAGATCATTCCAG AGTCGTGCCTGGTGTCAGACGAGTTGCTGCAGTACCACCACTTTGTATCCAAGCAGCAGTTCGAAAAGGATCTGACCGATGAGCAAGAGGAAGAAATCCTTGCCCAGTTTGCTGCACTGGACCCCGAGAAGAAGGGTCACATCGAGTGGCCGGACTTTCTCTACTTTGAATCGTTGGCGGTTTTAAGAAAATTTCGCACTGAG AATTCACTTGTGCGCCTGCTGACTGCGAAGGAAAGAGACACTGCTCGGTTAGTGTTCCTGGGTCTGGATTTGGATGAGGACGGCTTGATCACAAGAGCAGAATGTCGCCAGGCCCAGCAGTCCTGGTTCAACAAGCTCAGTAAAGACTCGCAGTCCTGCAACGTGAG TATAAGTCACGTCGGGCCCATTTGTGAGAGCAGCCCGGCCAGCTCCAGCAGTGAACAAAGCAAGACTGATGACATTCG GCCAACATCATGGGCCGACTTCCTCAGGGAAAGTTCCATCTACATCTTGGCCGCGCGTCCCAATAGTTCGGCCATGCACATCCGTCTTCCCTTATAG